TCCGGTGTCGGCTTTCCACCGCCATGCGGATGCCTGCCCGCACGGCGAAGGGCCGCCCCGGGCAGGAGGGACGCCCACCCGTCCGGCAGTCGTGGCTTCACCCCGGCGGCCCCGGCGGTTATGACCGCCCGCATGCGAATCCTCCACACCATGCTCCGCGTCGGCGACCTGGAGAAGTCGCTCGACTTCTACACCCGCGTCGTCGGCATGACGCTGCTGCGCCGCCACGACTACCCTGAAGGCCGCTTCACGCTCGCCTTCGTCGGCTTCGGCCCGGAGGACACCCACCCCGCGCTGGAGCTCACCCACAACTGGGACACGGCGAAGTACGAATTGGGCACCGCCTACGGCCACATCGCCCTGGGCGTCAGCGACATCCACGCCACCGCCAACGCCATCCGCGCGGCCGGCGGCAAGGTCGTCCGCGAGCCCGGCCCCATGAAGCACGGC
The DNA window shown above is from Corallococcus soli and carries:
- the gloA gene encoding lactoylglutathione lyase, which encodes MRILHTMLRVGDLEKSLDFYTRVVGMTLLRRHDYPEGRFTLAFVGFGPEDTHPALELTHNWDTAKYELGTAYGHIALGVSDIHATANAIRAAGGKVVREPGPMKHGTTVIAFVEDPDGYKVELIQQKT